A single Lactuca sativa cultivar Salinas chromosome 8, Lsat_Salinas_v11, whole genome shotgun sequence DNA region contains:
- the LOC111913091 gene encoding TMV resistance protein N has translation MASSSSSSSSQPWEYHVFLSFRGEDTRQNLVGHLYKALVEKGVYTYKDDETLPRGESISPALMKAIEGSQLAVIVFSENYADSSWCLEELSHIMECKETRGQIVMPIFYDVDPSYVRNQKEKYGEAFAKHELKNTDKIKSLVQAFIIDPCGWFFAPFERKREYDEEYTKQHSEIKTKVESWRKAIVDASNISGWFIANRDESKAIEEIVETISQRLHPTSVEDDNLIGMKARMQDLISKLQIEFGGKRMIGIWGVGGGGKTTLASSIFDEISSKFDGCCFLKNVRGESSKNNGLENLQQKILSDVLKQKQVEVRRVEEGRRMIKDRLQHRKVLIVLDDVDNLEHLEDLAGSRDWFGEGSRILITTRDEHVLTGHKVDVVHNIRLLSNDEAMKLFCKHAPQGHIRLEEYEQLSRDVVSYAGGLPLALRVLGRFLCDKEMDEWRSALARLKEIPDANILEKLKISFDGLTLLEKELFLDIACFFRGEPNNEEVMMVLDACGYYPVIGIKVLVQKALVTISEYGAFDMHDLVEEMAHYIVRGKHPKNPEKHSRVWKEEDVATICDVDATTNLDKIEAIYSRTNKAQRVLEVAASMNKLRWIILGNPPGSDERTFLMSDSFPRRELCCLSLHGFNAKQLWEGYKYLPNLKIIGLTFMRNLMKTPDFEGLPNLERFMVDGSALLEEIHPSFGHLEKLVYVAIEGCYNLKMLPHITRSKKLETIVLSKCEIVFNHSKMEQNMENFVPDNMNHIGLWFSCGWLKKLDLGWCNLADGHMIRSTAVWELPNLEKLDLKGNRFVQLNFSLLQLPRLKWLDVSYCFNLVELLELPSSIAAVLADGCMSLETFGDISNCKWLWKVALWGDNKLGPLDGDILLNSMLQGNAKYYFINVKLNCMDIWRGPSVVWVKWVKTYNMLLPHDWYDHFSGILMFFQNKRFNGNPHITINLGVHDIFQSESNETLEAHSEETTYVGYVSFSSLMHITCLKSTYNFISFSSEDGSMYADSCRFRVVLIPKDDPMQTTKVTIDSSEFWDKKDINGKTFTIEHDSNASIKILWRPLIY, from the exons AtggcatcttcatcatcatcatcatcatctcagccATGGGAGTACCATGTTTTCCTTAGTTTTAGAGGAGAAGATACTCGTCAGAATCTTGTGGGCCATCTCTACAAAGCTCTTGTAGAAAAAGGGGTCTACACTTACAAGGATGATGAAACACTTCCTCGGGGGGAATCAATCAGTCCAGCCCTTATGAAGGCTATTGAAGGATCACAACTTGCTGTCATCGTATTCTCTGAAAATTATGCAGATTCATCGTGGTGTTTAGAGGAACTTTCACATATTATGGAATGCAAGGAAACGAGAGGCCAAATCGTTATGCCTATATTTTATGACGTGGATCCGTCTTATGTGCgaaatcaaaaagaaaaatatggagAAGCATTTGCCAAACACGAGCTCAAGAACACTGACAAAATCAAATCTTTGGTTCAGGCATTTATAATTGACCCTTGTGGGTGGTTCTTTGCACCGTTTGAACGAAAAAGGGAATACGATGAAGAATATACCAAACAGCACTCAGAGATTAAGACAAAGGTTGAATCATGGAGAAAAGCAATCGTGGATGCAAGTAACATATCTGGATGGTTTATTGCCAACAG GGATGAGTCGAAGGCCATTGAAGAAATTGTTGAGACAATTTCACAAAGGTTGCATCCAACATCAGTTGAGGATGACAACCTGATTGGAATGAAGGCTCGCATGCAAGATTTGATATCAAAGTTGCAGATAGAGTTTGGTGGTAAAAGGATGATTGGAATATggggagttgggggcggtggcaAGACTACTCTTGCCTCTTCTATTTTTGATGAAATCTCTAGCAAGTTTGATGGTTGCTGCTTTCTAAAAAATGTCAGGGGTGAATCAAGTAAAAATAACGGTTTGGAAAACTTGCAACAAAAAATTCTTTCAGACGTTTTGAAACAGAAGCAAGTGGAGGTACGAAGAGTTGAAGAAGGAAGGCGCATGATAAAGGATAGGTTACAACATCGAAAGGTGTTGATTGTTCTTGATGATGTCGACAACCTTGAACACCTAGAAGATTTAGCTGGATCACGTGATTGGTTCGGTGAAGGAAGCCGGATATTAATCACAACAAGAGATGAGCATGTATTAACCGGACACAAAGTAGATGTGGTACACAATATTAGGTTGTTAAGTAATGATGAGGCTATGAAGCTCTTCTGCAAGCATGCACCCCAGGGACACATACGTTTAGAAGAGTATGAGCAGCTTTCAAGAGATGTGGTTTCTTATGCTGGAGGACTCCCATTGGCACTTAGAGTTCTTGGTCGGTTTCTATGTGACAAAGAGATGGATGAGTGGAGGAGTGCCTTGGCTAGATTGAAAGAAATTCCAGATGCTAATATTTTGGAAAAGCTAAAAATCAGCTTTGATGGACTTACTCTCCTAGAAAAAGAGTTGTTCCTAGACATCGCATGTTTCTTTAGAGGCGAGCCTAACAATGAAGAGGTAATGATGGTACTTGATGCTTGTGGTTATTACCCTGTTATAGGCATAAAGGTGTTGGTACAAAAGGCTCTTGTAACTATTTCAGAATATGGGGCTTTTGATATGCATGATCTGGTAGAAGAAATGGCACACTACATTGTTAGAGGGAAACACCCTAAGAATCCAGAAAAACATAGCAGAGTTTGGAAGGAGGAAGATGTTGCAACAATATGTGATGTGGATGCAACAACG AACCTTGACAAGATTGAAGCTATATATTCTAGGACTAACAAAGCACAACGAGTTCTTGAGGTTGCTGCAAGCATGAACAAACTGAGGTGGATTATTTTGGGAAACCCTCCAGGATCGGATGAGAGAACATTTTTAATGTCAGATAGTTTTCCACGGAGGGAGCTTTGTTGTCTATCATTACATGGCTTCAATGCAAAACAACTTTGGGAGGGCTACAAG TATCTACCAAATTTGAAGATTATCGGTCTTACTTTCATGAGGAACCTTATGAAGACACCTGATTTTGAGGGGCTTCCGAACCTTGAAAGATTCATGGTTGACGGATCTGCGCTTTTAGAAGAGATTCATCCATCATTTGGACATTTGGAAAAGCTTGTTTATGTAGCAATAGAAGGTTGTTACAATCTTAAGATGCTTCCACACATTACCCGGTCGAAGAAACTCGAGACCATTGTTCTCTCAAAGTGCGAAATAGTTTTTAACCATTCAAAGATGGAACAAAATATGGAGAATTTTGTACCTGACAACATGAACCACATAGGACTATGGTTTTCTTGCGGATGGTTAAAAAAGCTGGATCTAGGCTGGTGCAATTTGGCAGATGGACACATGATCAGATCTACTGCTGTTTGGGAGTTACCCAACTTGGAAAAACTCGATCTAAAAGGAAATAGATTTGTACAGTTGAATTTTAGTCTCTTGCAACTTCCTCGGCTCAAATGGCTCGATGTGTCATACTGCTTCAATCTTGTAGAATTATTGGAGCTGCCATCAAGTATTGCTGCTGTTCTAGCGGATGGTTGTATGTCACTTGAAACATTTGGAGACATTTCAAACTGTAAATGGTTGTGGAAAGTCGCACTTTGGGGGGATAACAAACTTGGTCCACTTGATGGTGACATATTGCTAAACTCCATGCTCCAG GGAAACGCCAAATATTACTTTATCAATGTCAAACTTAATTGCATGGACATTTGGAGGGGACCATCTGTAGTTTGGGTCAAATGGGTGAAGACTTATAATATGCTGCTTCCACATGATTGGTACGATCACTTTTCTGGGATTTTGATGTTCTTCCAAAACAAGAGATTTAATGGGAACCCTCACATAACCATCAACTTGGGTGTACACGACATTTTTCAATCTGAGTCTAATGAAACACTTGAGGCGCATTCTGAAGAGACAACATATGTAGGATATGTTTCCTTTAGTTCATTAATGCACATCACATGCTTGAAATCAACATACAATTTCATTTCGTTTTCCTCAGAAGATGGGTCTATGTATGCAGATAGCTGTAGGTTTAGGGTTGTACTCATTCCTAAAGATGATCCGATGCAAACAACAAAAGTCACAATAGATTCCTCAGAATTTTGGGATAAGAAAGACATTAATGGAAAGACATTTACCATAGAACATGATTCAAACGCCTCTATCAAGATTTTATGGAGACCTCTGATTTACTAG